The following nucleotide sequence is from Trifolium pratense cultivar HEN17-A07 linkage group LG2, ARS_RC_1.1, whole genome shotgun sequence.
GATTAAATATaagaataaaagaaatgaaTGAATCATTTCTTGTCCTGTTAAATAAAAGAGCACTAATGGTTATTTGAACCATTCTTTATTTGAGCGTTGTAAATTAATGATGAAATTTAGTGTTCTTTTCTGTATTACTTATTTAGTAAGTTTCTATCAGTCTAAGCATACTATAAGTAAGGGTTAGTAGTTATTGAACCAACATGATGTGGAAAGTTGGAAACACTCTACCATAAAAGAATCCGGGTTTGATTCGTGGAGCCTACGAACCATTTGGGAGGTAGTCCAACCtggcaaaaaacaaaaatagatatTCCGCTGCCGACTCGAGAATTAGTTCCATAGTGGGCCCAATGGGCCTAACTTGTGGGAACCTTGGCCCCTACTGGGTCAAAGATCCTAATTACAgtgaattggaagaaaaaaaatgttggaaTTGAAGCTTTTAATATGTgacattcttatttttttttatgaaaaacaaTTGGAGTCGTAGAGGCTTTGAATTAAGGATGATAAACTTGAccttatttttgttaaaaatcaTATGCAGGTCAACCCTGATGACATTGTTTTTGGCGGATGGGATATCAGTAACATGAACCTTGCTGATGCCATGGCAAGGGCCAGGGTTTTCGACATCGATTTGCAAAAGCAATTGAGGCCTTATATGGAATCCATGGTTCCACTTCCCGGTATTTATGACCCGGATTTCATTGCTGCCAATCAAGGAGAACGTGCTAATAATGTTATCAAGGGTACAAAGAGAGAACAAATTAACCAAATCATCAAAGACATTAGGTATGTCTGATTTTAATCTACCTACTTTCAGGTTTATGTTAATAATACACTTGTACTTTTAACCAGCTTAAAATTTGCTGAATATGTTCCTGTGTTGACATGAACTCAGGGAATTTAAGGAAGCTAACAAAGTGGACAGGGTTGTTGTCCTCTGGACTGCTAACACAGAGAGGTACAGTAATTTGGTTGTTGGACTCAATGACACCACAGAGAACCTTTTTGCTGCTGTGGACAGAAATGAGTCTGAGATTTCTCCTTCCACCTTGTTTGGTATTGCTTGTGTTTTGGAAAATGTTCCTTTCATTAATGGAAGCCCTCAGAACACCTTTGTCCCAGGTTTGTTGTTTGTCATTATTTTCCCTAAATCTTTCACTTGATTGTATTTGTTCATGGTTGTTAACTTTGCTTTTTTTCTTGTCAGGGCTGATTGATCTTGCCATCAAGAACAACAGTTTGATTGGTGGTGATGACTTCAAGAGTGGTCAAACCAAAATGAAATCTGTTTTGGTTGATTTCCTTGTAGGAGCTGGTATCAAGGTACATTATTATTCTTTAGATTATTGTTATATCATGTGTTTTCGGTGTTACTTTTATGTATGAATTTCAGCATTTCTGTGTATGTTATGTTTGCATTATGCTGATTTAATTTTGGCAACATGGAAAGAATTTTAAGCGTCTTGTTGATAATTGCAGCCAACATCAATAGTGAGTTACAATCATCTTGGAAACAATGATGGTATGAACCTCTCAGCACCACAAACTTTCCGCTCCAAGGAAATTTCAAAGAGCAATGTTGTTGACGATATGGTCAACAGCAATGCCATCCTCTATGCGCCTGGCGAGCATCCAGACCATGTTGTAGTCATTAAGGTAATTTTTATTTCACACAACTTTTCTATGATTCTCTATACTGTCACACCTTTTCAAGGCTTTTATTCTCTTCACTTTGGTGCCTTTGTAGTATGTGCCTTATGTTGGTGACAGCAAGAGAGCCATGGATGAGTACACTTCAGAAATTTTCATGGGTGGAAAGAACACTATCGTGTTGCACAACACGTGTGAAGATTCCCTCTTGGCTGCTCCTATTATCTTGGATTTGGTTCTTCTTGCTGAGCTCAGCACTAGAATTCAGTTCAAATCTGAAGCTGAGGTCTGTATGCAATGctaattaatttcttttcttgGCTGTACTATATAATCTGTGTATTATTTGAGGTTAACTATGTTTTGGTTCTTGCAGAACAAGTTTCACACATTCCACCCTGTAGCTACCATCCTCAGTTACCTGACCAAGGCTCCTTTGGTGAGTTCAATCTATCTGATTCAATTTGGATTACATATCCACATGATTATTTTTACTTTCATATAGAAATTCAGTTTTAAGAAACAAATCctgttattataatattacatCATTATATCACAGGTTCCACCGGGCACACCAGTGGTGAATGCATTGTCCAAGCAGAGAGCAATGCTCGAAAACATCATGAGGGCTTGTGTTGGATTGGCTCCAGAGAACAACATGATCCTCGAGTACAAGTGAAGCCGGTGGATAGAATCATAGTCGGAACTCCCTCTAGCTGAATCAGAACTTGCTCTTTTCATCCcttttattcttcttttgaGAATGTTTGCTGATGTTTTCACAAGTGTAATATTTGGTAGTCTTTGCTCCCAAGTGGCTTTAGAGCAGAGCTTAGCTTGTGTTTTAGTACATGAAAATCTATAAATATTTATGTGCTTTGTGCTCAATTAGTGTTTATGGCTCTACATTTTCTTTTAAtggtataatataatatatataacctTTAATTTAGCAACCTGTTTACTTTTTttcataatcaaaataaatattattctaAAGAGTACAACTGTACAAGGGTATCCCAACTAGGGATGTGAACGGGGCAGGGAATGTGCAAAGGAAGCTTCCCCGTTTCCCGCGGGAAGATTTTGCCTCCATCTCCATCCCCACGGGGGaatattttaatgttattgattaaaatatgttgCTTTTAGATGGTATTTACTATggtgactattttttatgttatttacaattcaaatagagaataactttttaaaaaaaattgtattttttattaaagatatagttttaattttcaaacaggGCCTCCAAATACTTGGACCGGTCCTGCAAAGTATGGCAGTTCGGGGAATGGACTAATAATCATACTGAAAACATTGCAAAAACATTTGGCTACTAATAatcatactaataataatatatagtgtATATATGGATGGATTCGGGGAATCCGCGAGGACGGATGATTCGTCTCCAATCCCTACCCCAAAGTGCCTACGGGGGGATTTTTGCCTCCATCCCCACGGGGATAAAAACTTTGTTTTCGAAGCTCCGAACGGGACAATCTCCGTGGGATCCGCTCCACCGGATGCAAATTGACAACCCTAATCCCAacacaagaaaacaacaaaaatcacATTACAAACATTATAGAGCAAACAAACACCAATCATAGAAAAAGTTAATCCAACTTTTCTACTCATTTTTCCTATGAACCATATAGACACCAGCTTTTTTATCTTTGCCACTAATGTACTatgaagttttctctcccgacccccctcatttcttttctaccccctgaatttccgtttttaccCTTGGGGGGTACAgcggtttataaaaaccgaagTCTTTtgacatgttgaaacatttcggtaactgcgaaccgaacGTGGTGTTGACATCGTTCGGTAACTGAGAACCGAATGTAGGGTTGCTTCGGTTGATATTAACCGAAGTTGCCTTACATATGAACAATTTCAGTAAGttcgttttattttgaaaaacaaaccacaaaactcctctATTCCTTTCTTCCACACATTTGCGGCCAACTTCAACATCCAACTTCAAATCACATTTCATCAAGTaagtttctttcctttttttgtcATTCTATGCATTCCTCATCACCatgacatttcaaattcattttttgttcttccctataaaaattccaaaatttcaaTATCTGATTATTGAGTTAAATTGTTGATTATGTTGTTTGAATCGTTGATTATTGGTTAGTTGTTAGATTGGTTACATACTAGCATGAATGAATGTTGCTAATTGagttaaatgtgaatatgaagcTAATTGAGTTATAGTGTACTCTAAGTGTTTGTCAAAATGTACGAGTGAATATGAATGCATGTTTCCATTTGAATTATGTTTCCATTGTTGCAAGAATCATGTGTTCGATTGAATTATAAGTATGAATTTATCATAGATTAATTGTTTGTATTGATTgtgaatttatttatctatgtatAGATATGGAAGAAAATCTACCTAGGGGTAGGCATGGAAAGGCAATCAATGCACATGCTTCCGCTCGTAGAGAGCTTGCTGCAAATCATCCGTCCAAACGAGGTCGTCGCAAAGGACCAACTCCGGGGCAAGGTACACATGATGCTGAGGCGGGTGGGTCGCATACACGTGGACGGACACGTCTAGGACAATCATTGGTGGTGCAAGATGAATTTGATGCCGACCAATTTTTAAATGCGTGTTTTGATTATGATGATCTTGGATCACCACAAGTCTCACCACAAGTCTCACCGCAACACTCACCGCAAGATGAACCGCAAGACCCACCGCAACAACCACCTCGACAACAACGGCGCAAACCAGTACGCCGACCACCACCAAAGTGTTCAcgtaatgatgatgaagtaggTTTTGGAGGAGGACCGACGGATTTGTCCTTGTTAACAGAGTACGATAAGCATATGGCTCTTCCGATATGGTATGCAGACCCAAATGACAAAGAggtaaacaaatttaaaatacgacgattattttattaaaaatattgtgATTACGTTAGctcaataattttttgtgttattgGAATTTTTCAGATTTTAGCGGTAAATTTACGTTGCATCGCCAGcggaaaaaaagttattaatatacaaaaaccGTCCCGCCGCACGAACAGGTGGTTTTGGGATGTAGTTGAAGCATCGGGTTTGGAGCCGCTTACCCGGACTAATTTTAGCGTGCTTGACTACGGGCTCCTCTGGGCATTTGTTGAAAGATGGCATTCGGAGACGAGTTCATTCCACATTCCATTGGGTGAGCTGGCCATCACATTGGACGATGTCCAATGTCTACTGCATATTCCGATCGAGGGAAAGTTTTTGAACCATGGCAAAATGTCGAGGGATGAAGCGGCTGACATGGTTAATTCATTTCTAGGAGTTGATCGCGATGTTGTTATGGGTCATTTTGCCAAAATGAACGGACTCCATCTGAAGCATTCTGACGTGGAGGATATTTATAGTGTTAACCATAGATTAGCTGATAAGGTTGTTGCTGAAGGTAAGTCGGCGCATGAGATTAAGCTGTATAGGGACAGGTCCATACGGGCTTTCTTGCTATTTTTGGTCTGTTGTACCATATTTAGCAACAAAAGTAGTTACTACGTGGACGTAGTATACCTGCAGTATTTTCAGGATTTGTCGGCTGTACGTGAATGGAATTGGGGTGCTGCTGCTCTGGTTCATTTGCAACATTATCTGGATGATGCGTGTTTGGTGACAGTGAATCAGATGGCTGGGTACATGTCTTTGCTTCAGGTAACATAAACATGCGCTTACGAAAATTATTCAACATGTATGATATGTAATGTCCGTCAATATAATGAAACTTGTTTGTCATGCTTTCAGGGCtggataaatatttttttccagGACTTAGTGTGTGGGCGCAGGATCCTATCTATTCTGAGGGCATGCCTCGAAATGCAAAGTTTGTTCCCGGAGCTGGACATAGGGAACCAAGTGGCTATAGAAACAGTTTGGATAATATTCAGACGTACGGCTGCGTATTCAGTCCATATGATGATCACCGACACGTCCGCCCTTTGATAAATTCATGCTGGTTTTCTGGATGGTTGAGATGTGGTAATTTGAAAGCAAAGCACTTGCCTGAACGCGTGCTTAGACAATTTAAACATGTCCAAGGCATTCCAAGAAAACCGGATTTGTCTGCGACTCCGGGGATGAGCCTATGTGAGATTGATCGCGTTTTTATGGAGGAGTTGGATTTGAGGGTGATTGCTGAAGAGATGAGGGGTCAGGTTGTGGTTAGCGCATGGGACCATGAACCTGGATACATGACATGGTTTTACAAAGTGTCGCATCCAGTTATGCGACCCGTACAAGCTCCCGCGTCACCACCAAGGCCACCTAACTTAGAGGTGTTGATAGAGGCCGCAGAAGCAAGGAATGACCCTAATATGCTTCAGGTATGCCGTGGTGTTAGGGATGAGGTGGAGAGGTCACTTCGCGAAGGTGAGGCGGTGGAAGGAACTCCTGTTCATGGTACTTTGCGGAGGATTTTGAATTTGCTTAACCCTGTTTTGACGTGTCGGCGACTTAAGCGGGGTAGAGGGAGACGGTACAACACTCGAGAGTAGGCTTAGCTAATATTGTAACTCAGTTGTtgtttaatgtaattttattatttgaatttgtcgAATTTGGATGTAGTTTGATTCAAACAATTTGGTGTATTTGACTACGTTTAATTACCCGTTACCTTTTTTTAATTTCCGCTAACGTGATGTGTCTAATACTCAGCTatgttatgatattttatgatgtTACATAAACGTGCAAGATATCAGTTGGTACACTGGTTGGATTATGTGTGGAAGTGCTATTATCAATCCACACTTGCCAGAGCGTGTCCTCCGACAATTTGGACATGTCAAGTCTATCCCTAGGCACCCTGATGTATCTGCAAAGGCTGATATGAATCGGTTTACGATTGCTGATGCATTTGCTTCCTACCTGACTGCCAACTATGTGACAGAGGAGATGCGAGGACCAAAAGTTGTGCGTGCATTTGATACCGTACCCGGATACATTCCATGGTTATACCGTGTTTCTCATCCGAAGATATTGCCACCGGTTGAAGCGGATCCACCAACACATGCTAAACTTGAGAAGGACAACGTGAGTGATGAATGCGACGTGTCCGAAGTGACTAAGAAGGTTCGAGCGGATTTGAGGAAAGCGCTCGATGGTCAACTCAATTTGGCCGATGCTTTGGTGGTTATTGAAAAAGCCTACACTGATTTGGAGCCTGTTGATGCATATTTGGTGCGACGGAAGAGGAAAAGAGACTCGGGTGAAGGAacaaagaagaggaagaagaagaagaagaagacaacgGAAGATGCCGGAACAAACAgcttgtagttttttattttttgttttcgctatgttttattttttttttaatcctgCCGTGTACAATGGAACAATTTGTCCGTATAATTTCATTTTGCTTGGGATGTATGAACATGGATTTATATTGAATGCGGtttctatttaatttgtttttttattggatttggattgaAATGTATGAATTTCATTTGAAATACGATTATATCCGAACAGGTGATTTCGCGTGGATATGATCACACGGGTGATACATAGTTTAAAGTCATTTGTTGGGAAAAGACTTATTTCGGTAAAACTCTGCCGAAACATATAAAAACAGTGAGCTAGAGAAAAATTCGGGAGGAtattaccgaaatctgggtaaTATTCGACGTTCAGTTACCGAAATAACGAGTTCGGTAAATTTTTGCCGAAACTACGTATTTCCAGTAAGCGAGTGAAAATTCCGGTACCTAAATACCGAAATCTGGGAACAATTTGGTATGCTTTTACCgaaataaaatttggaattcAATCTCATCGAAATCTTTGAAATTACACCGACTAGTATTAATTATAACTTCAAGAAAATGAAACACACTTAGGCAAACTAAAAATCAcaacaaagatgaaaaggaaacACACTTAggcaaattaaaaaacaaaacgaTAACAACACGGTCGCATCACTTAGTAACATAATTTGGGTCTTCCGGCCCAACAAGACAAGCAAGGATGGCTTCAACTGATCTTGTCAGTGTCGCATCTAGCTCGATAGGCCCCGTGGAGGAGTACTGCTCGAAGATTGAAAACATAGTTTCTACATCATCGTTGTTTTCAACAGTCATACGAGTGAAAGCAACGTGTCCGTCAGAACCAATCGATGGCTTTCGATACAGGAGATTTGATACCGTTCTATTGTCGTTCGGGTTGTTTACGGTGCGATTCAGTTGGTACAGCTGCTGTTTCAGACCTTCGAACGTTTCACCGTCATTGATTCGAAACAAATGCGGTTTTCCATCGCCAAAGTAAACTGCCGCAAGAGTAGATCTCATTCGTTGTGTGAGTGAGACATCCATtttcccttt
It contains:
- the LOC123907747 gene encoding inositol-3-phosphate synthase, translating into MFIENFKVESPNVKYTETEIQSVYNYETTELVHENRNGTYQWIVKPKTVKYEFKTDIKVPKLGVMLVGWGGNNGSTLTGGVIANREGISWATKDNIQQANYFGSLTQASAIRVGSFQGEEIHAPFKSLLPMVNPDDIVFGGWDISNMNLADAMARARVFDIDLQKQLRPYMESMVPLPGIYDPDFIAANQGERANNVIKGTKREQINQIIKDIREFKEANKVDRVVVLWTANTERYSNLVVGLNDTTENLFAAVDRNESEISPSTLFGIACVLENVPFINGSPQNTFVPGLIDLAIKNNSLIGGDDFKSGQTKMKSVLVDFLVGAGIKPTSIVSYNHLGNNDGMNLSAPQTFRSKEISKSNVVDDMVNSNAILYAPGEHPDHVVVIKYVPYVGDSKRAMDEYTSEIFMGGKNTIVLHNTCEDSLLAAPIILDLVLLAELSTRIQFKSEAENKFHTFHPVATILSYLTKAPLVPPGTPVVNALSKQRAMLENIMRACVGLAPENNMILEYK
- the LOC123904955 gene encoding protein MAIN-LIKE 1-like → MALPIWYADPNDKEILAVNLRCIASGKKVINIQKPSRRTNRWFWDVVEASGLEPLTRTNFSVLDYGLLWAFVERWHSETSSFHIPLGELAITLDDVQCLLHIPIEGKFLNHGKMSRDEAADMVNSFLGVDRDVVMGHFAKMNGLHLKHSDVEDIYSVNHRLADKVVAEGKSAHEIKLYRDRSIRAFLLFLVCCTIFSNKSSYYVDVVYLQYFQDLSAVREWNWGAAALVHLQHYLDDACLVTVNQMAGYMSLLQGWINIFFQDLVCGRRILSILRACLEMQSLFPELDIGNQVAIETVWIIFRRTAAYSVHMMITDTSAL
- the LOC123904956 gene encoding uncharacterized protein LOC123904956; translated protein: MDVSLTQRMRSTLAAVYFGDGKPHLFRINDGETFEGLKQQLYQLNRTVNNPNDNRTVSNLLYRKPSIGSDGHVAFTRMTVENNDDVETMFSIFEQYSSTGPIELDATLTRSVEAILACLVGPEDPNYVTK